Proteins from a single region of Candidatus Kryptoniota bacterium:
- a CDS encoding ParA family protein — translation MRVISIAIPKGGEGKTTTAVNLAASLAAAEKKTLLIDADTLGASGISLGYTADQVKSGLYDVFNYTHSLSRVIYKTELTYLDFVPSNISTVQMEERLLRLSENRTVMRMALRDIERQYDYVIIDCPPTLRGITTNALCASNSVIIPMRASHFSLDAVMRLMRYLKWIREVANPQIFVEGILLTMFEPNTKISDITGRELRSRYSKFLFKIVIPKNSTLAEAAFYGRPVLLYNINSKGAQAYFELATELISRESLSAGTGEIPAVAANESPGASGVNPA, via the coding sequence ATGCGCGTAATTTCTATTGCAATTCCCAAAGGGGGAGAGGGCAAAACCACGACAGCAGTGAATCTGGCGGCAAGTCTGGCCGCTGCGGAAAAGAAAACTCTCCTCATAGACGCCGATACGCTGGGCGCGAGCGGTATCTCACTCGGCTACACAGCGGACCAGGTGAAGAGCGGATTATACGACGTGTTCAACTATACCCATTCGCTCAGCCGCGTCATTTACAAAACCGAGCTGACTTATCTCGATTTCGTCCCATCGAATATATCCACGGTCCAAATGGAGGAACGCCTCCTAAGATTGAGCGAGAACAGGACTGTCATGCGTATGGCGCTCAGGGATATAGAACGCCAGTACGATTATGTCATCATCGATTGTCCGCCCACTCTGCGCGGGATCACAACGAACGCTCTATGTGCGTCGAACTCAGTCATCATCCCTATGCGCGCCAGTCATTTTTCGCTCGATGCGGTGATGCGGCTGATGCGCTACCTCAAATGGATTCGCGAAGTGGCGAACCCGCAGATTTTTGTCGAGGGTATTCTCCTCACGATGTTCGAGCCCAACACTAAGATCTCCGACATAACCGGGCGCGAGCTGCGTTCAAGGTATTCCAAATTTCTTTTCAAGATTGTCATACCGAAAAATTCAACGCTTGCTGAAGCCGCATTCTATGGAAGACCTGTGCTTCTGTACAACATAAATTCCAAAGGGGCTCAAGCGTACTTTGAACTTGCCACTGAACTCATTTCGCGTGAATCTCTCTCTGCCGGAACGGGCGAGATCCCGGCGGTGGCAGCCAATGAGAGCCCGGGCGCTTCAGGGGTGAATCCCGCCTGA
- a CDS encoding M23 family metallopeptidase has product MGVASRGLLFLCLSLTVADPVASTNHIISNSGGNSYLFPTDASHKINSGFADYRSSHFHAGIDISTNRKIGYPVYAARAGYVYRISVSPFGYGKMIVLRHDDSTFTVYGHLSEFSSDIEKKVDAKQSEAGKYGVNIYLSSSEIKVERGKIIARTGATGVGGPHLHFEIRGKDFSPIDPLIYSSLDVSGFRTPKIFGVAVRGFNSDVARVARVVRSGKEYRSRGEFRMREPFYFIVHAADSYGHGAYKRPPKFIQLKVDDLQVLSLDLTRVDVDDDLDISSLVDLSLSRRSKTYYKLCVDRAIPFSVFTPGSPGSGVIGGNFRNGKHTYEISIEDEDGNRVSVAGTFFLDIPSSAGKNANAGGNFMLSLQPFDERTISPSTSLTLNFPTNCFDRDVDVTVDQNSPTSFSILPANRQLRRRIDVVWKVDDRDVTLFRRVRNHWTPVFSKNDGKVLTAEIAYKTGEFSLQKDKTPPTVGKIRFARKNPFYISVAPNDLSRVFVYFKVSDSMSGVDTDHILLKVGDRTYLCEYDVDKHSAFCSVSRERLLAAKKVELSVHDNAGNERRIVSRTRAGSFGKRV; this is encoded by the coding sequence ATGGGTGTTGCTTCTCGCGGTCTCCTATTCCTCTGTCTTTCCTTAACTGTCGCTGACCCCGTCGCCTCGACAAATCACATCATCTCCAATTCGGGAGGCAATTCTTATCTATTTCCGACTGACGCTTCACATAAGATAAACTCGGGGTTTGCCGACTATCGTTCCTCCCATTTTCACGCGGGGATAGATATTTCCACGAACAGGAAGATCGGTTATCCCGTGTATGCCGCGAGAGCGGGATATGTCTACCGAATATCTGTGTCTCCGTTCGGGTATGGAAAGATGATCGTCCTCAGGCATGATGATTCGACTTTCACGGTTTACGGACATCTCTCGGAATTCAGCAGCGATATCGAAAAGAAAGTTGACGCTAAACAAAGCGAGGCAGGGAAGTACGGAGTGAATATCTATCTCTCATCCTCCGAAATAAAGGTTGAACGCGGAAAAATAATTGCTCGCACAGGAGCGACCGGTGTAGGAGGTCCCCATCTTCATTTTGAAATAAGGGGAAAAGATTTTTCTCCGATCGATCCGCTGATCTACAGTTCCCTTGATGTGTCCGGATTCCGGACCCCGAAAATATTCGGAGTTGCCGTTCGTGGATTCAATTCGGACGTAGCAAGAGTCGCACGCGTAGTGAGATCCGGGAAGGAATATCGATCACGAGGTGAGTTCCGAATGCGGGAACCCTTTTACTTTATTGTTCACGCGGCGGATTCATACGGGCATGGAGCTTACAAGCGTCCGCCGAAGTTCATACAGCTGAAAGTCGACGATCTCCAGGTACTCAGCCTCGATCTGACGCGGGTTGATGTCGATGACGATCTCGACATAAGTTCTCTTGTCGATCTCTCCCTCTCCCGCCGATCTAAGACGTACTACAAACTTTGCGTGGACCGCGCGATCCCGTTTTCCGTTTTTACTCCCGGTTCGCCCGGCAGCGGAGTCATCGGCGGAAATTTCAGAAACGGAAAACACACCTACGAAATTTCCATCGAAGACGAGGACGGCAACAGGGTAAGCGTGGCGGGAACGTTCTTCCTTGATATTCCCTCCTCTGCTGGTAAGAACGCCAACGCCGGCGGGAACTTCATGCTGTCCCTCCAACCTTTCGATGAGAGAACTATTTCGCCTTCAACCAGCCTGACTTTGAATTTCCCGACGAATTGCTTCGATAGAGACGTGGATGTCACTGTCGACCAGAACTCTCCTACATCCTTTTCGATTCTCCCGGCAAACCGGCAGCTCAGAAGAAGAATTGACGTCGTCTGGAAAGTTGATGATCGCGATGTCACTCTCTTTCGCAGAGTTAGAAATCATTGGACACCGGTCTTCAGCAAGAACGACGGAAAAGTCCTCACCGCTGAAATTGCCTACAAAACAGGCGAATTCTCGTTGCAAAAAGATAAAACGCCGCCGACGGTGGGGAAAATCCGGTTTGCCAGGAAGAATCCCTTTTACATTTCCGTCGCGCCGAACGACTTAAGTCGAGTTTTTGTATATTTTAAAGTGTCAGACAGCATGTCAGGAGTCGACACGGACCATATATTACTCAAAGTCGGTGACCGGACATATTTGTGTGAGTACGATGTCGACAAGCATTCAGCATTTTGCAGTGTGAGCAGAGAAAGACTGCTGGCGGCGAAAAAGGTGGAATTGTCCGTACATGACAACGCAGGGAATGAGAGAAGGATCGTATCTAGGACGAGAGCGGGTTCCTTTGGGAAAAGGGTCTGA